The Thermococcus sp. DNA window ATTTGGCTTTTGTTTTGAAAGATGTGTTAAAAAAGCGTCAAACGTACTTGAACTCCTCTTCGAGCTCGTCCTTCTCCTTCAGCTTCCAGTATAGCTTTCCGTCCTTCTGGTAGCTCTCAACCTTCCCGCTCTCGGCAAAGCGGAGCAAATAGCGCCTTACCTCCATCGGTCCGATACCGGTCTCTTCGGCTATTTCCTCCACCGTTTTCGGACCATTTTCGAGGGCCTTGAGAACCTTCACGTTCTTCATTCCCCTCCCTCCAGCTGTTTATAGCGTTCCAACAGGTTTATTATGAGCTCCATTACCCTTAAGTGTTTCTCAAGCTCGTTGATGTCATCCGGTAGTGAGTTGGCAAGCTCGGTGAGCTTCTCCATCAGCCTCTCTTCTACTCCCTTCATCTCGTTGGCTTTCTGCCTCTTCCTGTGCTCGCAAACGGGACAGAAGACTTTTCCGTCCTTTTCGAAGAGAGGTGAACCACACTTGGGGCAGTGTCTGTCGAGCATCTTGGCGCCAGAGAGCATGAGGGGCATTATAATCTTCCTGATCTCCTCGTCGCTGATTGACATCGAATCACCCCACTAGGAGCTGAAATACCTCGAAGAGGGCCTTCTTTCCGAGCCTTGAGCGTCTGAGTCTATCCGAGATTTCAGCTATGTCAAATGCCACAATCCGGAAGTTCTCTTTTATAGCCTCTAGGATTTCCAGGAGCTGTTCAAGGGTGAGTTCACCGTGCTGGAATCGGGCTATTTTGTATTCAGGCCTTAGAACGTCCATATCAACGGTTAAGTAAACCTCCTCGCCGAGATACTTCTTTGCTTCATCGATTATCTCCTCAACGGAGTTCGTCTGGAAGTTCTTATATGCCCTCCACTTACCTCTCATTTTTCTGCTCCTGAGCGTTGCCGGATAGACTTTGACACGCCTCGTCCAGAGCTGGGTTCTCTCGGTTGTCGGAATCATAAGGACTGGCGCCATAACGACTGCCCTATCAACGAGCCTTCGCTCTAGGGCGTAAGCAAGCCAGGAACCGTGGTCGAGGTAGTCGTGCATCAAATCCGTGTGGGCATCAACGCTGATTAGAGCTTTGGGCCTCAACTTCTCAATTATCCCGTATGTGGCAAGGTGTTCGCCGATTATGTATGAGCTATCTTGAGGAACCCTGTCCGGAAGTAGCTCAACCCTGCTGGCTTCAACTATGACGTAATCATCAATCAGCTTGTTCCTCTTTAAAAGCTGGAGCGCATACAGCACTCCCTCTCGATTTGGCTTCTCACCAAAGGGGATGAAAGTAACCATTCAACTCACCGAAAAGGATTAGGTCGTTCTTTTTTAAACCTTGGCGGAATTTTTTAACATCTTTTTGTTCATTTTTATAGTCAAACTTTAAAAAGTCGACCCGAAACCATAAATCGAAAACCTTTCGGAGGTCTCGCCATGATACTTCAGGTTGCCCTTGATTTAACTGACATTGAGCAGGCCATTTCTATAGCCGAGAAGGCCGCTCGTGGTGGCGCTCACTGGCTTGAGGTAGGAACGCCCCTCATTAAGAAAGAGGGCATGCGCGCGGTTGAGCTTCTCAAGAGGCGCTTCCCGGACAGGAAAATCGTTGCCGACCTCAAGACCATGGACACCGGTGCCCTTGAAGTCGAGATGGCGGCGAGGCATGGAGCTGATGTCGTTTCCATCCTCGGCGTTGCGGACGACAAGACGATAAAGGACGCCGTTGAAGTTGCGAGGAGGTATGGAATCAGGGTCATGGTTGACCTTATAGGGGTCAAAGACAAGGTCAAGAGGGCAAAAGAGCTCGAGAAGATGGGCGTCCACTATATACTCGTCCACACTGGTATAGACGAGCAGGCCCAGGGTAAGAGTCCTCTCCAGGACCTTGGGGAGGTTGTTAAGGCCGTTAAAGTTCCCGTTGCTGTTGCAGGTGGCCTAAACCTTGAGACGATTCCGAAGGTCATAGAGCTCGGCGCGACGATAATAATCGTTGGAAGCGCGATAACTAAGGCAAAGGACCCCGAGAAAGTTACGAGGCAGATAATCGACCTCTTCTGGGGCGAATACATGCAGACCATTAGAAAAGCTATGAAGGATATTGTTGAGCACGTCAATAACGTCGCCGACAGCCTCAAGCTTGAGCAGGTCAGGGGCTTCGTGGATGCGATGATTGGGGCGAATAAGATATTCATCTACGGTGCCGGGAGGAGCGGTCTCGTTGGCAAGGCATTCGCGATGAGGCTCATGCACCTTGACTTCAACGTCTACGTCGTCGGTGAGACGATAACTCCTGCCTTCGAGCAGGGGGACTTGCTCATAGCCATCAGCGGTTCAGGTGAGACAACAAGCATAGTCGATGCGGCTAAGATAGCGAAGAAGCAGGGTGGAAAAGTTGTTGCGATAACGTCTTACGCCAACTCTACCCTTGGTAAACTAGCCGATGTTGTCGTCGAGATTCCTGGAAGGACAAAAGCCAACATCCCAACAGACTACATAGCTAGGCAGATGCTCACCAAGTACAAGTGGATTGCCCCGATGGGAACTCTCTTCGAGGACTCGACAATGGTGTTCCTCGATGGAATAATAGCCCTCCTCATGGCGACGTTCCAGAAGACCGAAAAGGATATGAAGAAGAAGCACGCGACCCTCGAATGATAGCTATGCGCTCTTTCACCCATCTTTTCGTTGGAGTTGGCAACGCAGGAGCTAGGATAGTTGACAGGATAAGTGCCGATGGAGTAGTTAAGGTAACGATAAACCCCGGCCACTACCTCCTTCGTCCCAAACGATATACGGGGAGGATTAGGGAGTTTTTTTCTCACCTCCTAGAGGATACGTTCCTCTGGTTTGTGTTTGAGGACAAGCCGGTGAACCTTGAACTGGTTGATTTGATTCTTGAGAGTAGCCCATCCGATGCCATAAGGCTCGCCTACGTTTTAACTCCCAGGCGAGAGCTCGTGCATGAGAAACCGCCCTGGGCGGATAACTTTGAAACGGTCTTCTACGACTCCCTCTGGGACTTCCTTACCGAGGACGTTCCCCTCGGAATTGCCTTTGAGAGGGCATCTGTTTCGATAGCCGAGCTCTTTTCACGGCTGTACTACTACCTTGAAAACCAGATGCTTGTGAACATTGACTACGCCGACCTGTTCAACATGATTCGCGGAGGGAACGTTGGGATAATGCGCCTCCTAGATAGAGTTGATTTCAGCTGGCACTGGGGGATATGGGAGAGGGGGCTCATAGGAATCCTCGTCGGCAACGACTTCCCGCTCAGGGGGGCCCACGAGATTCTGTCCCGCTTTCAAGAGTTGTTAGCCGAGAAAGATGTAATATGGGGTATAATAACCGACGAAACCGTTAGAGGGGTCGAGATACTGGCTCTCCTCGTGAAGGGGTGGGACGATGAAGGCGGTGCTGTTTGACGTCGATGGAACCCTACTCACTGAGATGCCCCTGATTCAGCTCTTCCTTCCCCGGGTCTACGATGAGCTTTCAAAGAGGCTCGGCATCACAAAGGAGGAAGCGAGAAACCGCTTTTTGAACGAAATCATGGCAAGGAAGGACACCTATGACTGGCACGACTGGAACTTTTTCTTCGAGCTCTTCGGTGTGAACCTGAAATACGAGGACCTCCTTAGGGAATACCCCCACAAGCTTCATGTATACCCTGACGTTCGTCCAACCCTGGAGTGGCTCAGGGAAAGGGGTTACAGCCTCGCGGTGGTTACCAGCGGGCCCTCCTACCAGAGGCTCAAGCTCCAGCTTACGGGTCTTGAGGGATATTTCGATGCAATCGTCACGAGGGAGGACGTCAAGGCAATCAAACCCGAGCCTAGGATTTTTCTCCACGCCCTTGAAAAACTTGGTGTTAGCCCTGGAGAGGCACTCTACGTCGGTGACTCCCTCAGCCAGGACGTTTACGGGGCAAAGCACGTTGGGATGACGGCCGTCTGGATTAACCGGGAAGGAGCGGACGGCTACCATATGGCTGATTACGAGATTAGGACCCTTCATGAGCTTAGAAAAATACTGGAGGGGTTGGAATGAGGGAGATTTTCAATGGGGAGGGAGTTTTTGTTAAATACATGGAGAAGGAGGTCGAGATAAGGCCCGGCGATAAGCTTGTCCATAGGGTTGAAGAACCGACGGAACTCTGGTGGAAGCTGAAGGAAACCTTAAAGGGCAAGAAGGTTCGTGTTGTGGTTTACGAGGTGGAAGAATGATTGCCCACCTAATCAACACCGATGCGGGTAAAAGGGGCGTCCTCAAGCTCTACCTCGACTACCGGCGGAGAAATTTTAATTTTTTACATAATTCTGCAAAGCTGTTTTTAGACAATTATGGGAAAGTGTTAATCGTTACTGGCTTTCCGATTCCTCCAGACAACATTCCGGAAACGGATGGTCCACCCGGGGCTCTCGCACTTTACAGGGCAATAAACGAGCTCGGGGGAGATGCCGAGATTCTAACGCAGGAGGAAGTGATTCTGGCAATGATGCCCTTTCAGAAGGCCCTCTCGTTAAAGTTTGCGCGAGAGCCCGACGTCTCTTCCTACGATTTGGTCATCTTCATTGAGACCCCGGGTAGGGCAAAGGATGGCAACCATTATTCAATGTTTGGACTTCCAGTGGGGGGAGAGACCTTTGACTGGGTGGCGGAAGAGGCCAGAGCCTACGGTGTTCCCACGATTGGAATAGGCGATGGGGGCAACGAGATTGGCATGGGTAAGGTCAGGGACCTGGTAGTTAAGCACGTCCCCTATGGTGAGAAGATAGCGAGCGTCGTTGAGACCGATGAGCTGATTCTCTCGGCGGTTTCCAACTGGGGTGCCTACGGCCTAATCGCTCAGGCCTCGCTGGAACTTGGGCGGAACCTGTTGCCTGACTGGGAGGAGGCGTTTGTCGTTAGGATTCTCGTTGAGAACGGCCTTATAGACGGGGTAAGCAAAAGGGGAGAAATCAGCGTCGACGGTATTCCGATTGAAGTGCACAGGGCTTTTATTGACGCTATATTTAAACTTGTTGAAATGTCCCTGTGATTAGATGCCGAACTCCTTTTTCGTTTCATCAACTATCCTGTTTATCTCCTCTTGGGAGAGCTTTTTGGTCGCCTCCGCCAGAAGGAGCACTTCAGGTGTAATCCTCAGGAGGAGATAAGTTTTCTCAGCCCCTGATATTATGTATCTGTCTGAGGCCTCGAGTCCCGAAAGTGCCCTAAAAATTTCGGGGGTCTTTGCAGACAGTTCCTCGTATTTCTCAAAGTTACCCATTATCGGCAGTCCCTCCGAAGTCGCGTAGAGGTATTTTCTAAGTCCGTACTTTTTGGAGAGAGCCTCCTCAAAATTTTCAATCTCTTCCGTTGTTTTTGTTCTCAGGAATTTTTTTATCCTCTCCATTATACCCATGTCTGCGTGCCTCCAATATTTTTTTGCACAGTCCTTCTATATCAGTTATGATATTTTCAGGACAGTTACCTGTTTCCCTAAAAAGTTTTTTGATCATTGTGAACTTCTCCCAGCATCTCTTTTTTATCTCATTTGGAACCCACAGGTAGTCTATTCCAAGGTTGTTCAAATGCCTGATAAAGCGGTTTTCAAATCCGTTTGTTGGAACTAATGGTGAAACTGGAAATATCATCACAAGCTGAGGCCTTAAAACACTAAGTACAAAGGAGTCGAATATTTCGATAATGTCTTTGAGTTTTGGATTGTCCAGCACGCAACAGTATAAAACTTTACATTCGGAAATATTGCAGATTAGGAGGAGTCTCCGCCCTTTTTCAATCCTAGGGGATACTCCAATAAACACCACGGGAACGTTTCTGTTGCAGAGAACGTTGAATTCTTCAACTATCCTCATAAACTCAGCTTCTTTGTATTCGTTTATTGTTCTCCAGATTTTGTACCTCGATATTTTGATATTTTCTTTTTTTAAATGCTCTTGTATCCTCGATATTGTGTATCCCTCTTCTCTAAGACGCAGTATTTTCTTTTTAATATCTCCTGCCAGTTCTTCTCTTTTCCGTCCTGGCTTTTTGAGGTGCGGATCCTTTATTATTTGAAGAACCCTTCTAGGGGTTATGCCGAATCTTTCGGCTATTTCCATTGTACTAACTCCATTTTCCCATAGGTGAAGTATTTCGTTAACCTGATTTTTATCAAGTTTCATAACAATACATAGGGCA harbors:
- a CDS encoding helix-turn-helix domain-containing protein → MKNVKVLKALENGPKTVEEIAEETGIGPMEVRRYLLRFAESGKVESYQKDGKLYWKLKEKDELEEEFKYV
- a CDS encoding Sjogren's syndrome/scleroderma autoantigen 1 family protein → MSISDEEIRKIIMPLMLSGAKMLDRHCPKCGSPLFEKDGKVFCPVCEHRKRQKANEMKGVEERLMEKLTELANSLPDDINELEKHLRVMELIINLLERYKQLEGGE
- a CDS encoding arginase family protein; amino-acid sequence: MVTFIPFGEKPNREGVLYALQLLKRNKLIDDYVIVEASRVELLPDRVPQDSSYIIGEHLATYGIIEKLRPKALISVDAHTDLMHDYLDHGSWLAYALERRLVDRAVVMAPVLMIPTTERTQLWTRRVKVYPATLRSRKMRGKWRAYKNFQTNSVEEIIDEAKKYLGEEVYLTVDMDVLRPEYKIARFQHGELTLEQLLEILEAIKENFRIVAFDIAEISDRLRRSRLGKKALFEVFQLLVG
- the hxlAB gene encoding bifunctional 3-hexulose-6-phosphate synthase/6-phospho-3-hexuloisomerase translates to MILQVALDLTDIEQAISIAEKAARGGAHWLEVGTPLIKKEGMRAVELLKRRFPDRKIVADLKTMDTGALEVEMAARHGADVVSILGVADDKTIKDAVEVARRYGIRVMVDLIGVKDKVKRAKELEKMGVHYILVHTGIDEQAQGKSPLQDLGEVVKAVKVPVAVAGGLNLETIPKVIELGATIIIVGSAITKAKDPEKVTRQIIDLFWGEYMQTIRKAMKDIVEHVNNVADSLKLEQVRGFVDAMIGANKIFIYGAGRSGLVGKAFAMRLMHLDFNVYVVGETITPAFEQGDLLIAISGSGETTSIVDAAKIAKKQGGKVVAITSYANSTLGKLADVVVEIPGRTKANIPTDYIARQMLTKYKWIAPMGTLFEDSTMVFLDGIIALLMATFQKTEKDMKKKHATLE
- a CDS encoding TIGR02253 family HAD-type hydrolase, with amino-acid sequence MKAVLFDVDGTLLTEMPLIQLFLPRVYDELSKRLGITKEEARNRFLNEIMARKDTYDWHDWNFFFELFGVNLKYEDLLREYPHKLHVYPDVRPTLEWLRERGYSLAVVTSGPSYQRLKLQLTGLEGYFDAIVTREDVKAIKPEPRIFLHALEKLGVSPGEALYVGDSLSQDVYGAKHVGMTAVWINREGADGYHMADYEIRTLHELRKILEGLE
- a CDS encoding DUF4392 domain-containing protein, giving the protein MIAHLINTDAGKRGVLKLYLDYRRRNFNFLHNSAKLFLDNYGKVLIVTGFPIPPDNIPETDGPPGALALYRAINELGGDAEILTQEEVILAMMPFQKALSLKFAREPDVSSYDLVIFIETPGRAKDGNHYSMFGLPVGGETFDWVAEEARAYGVPTIGIGDGGNEIGMGKVRDLVVKHVPYGEKIASVVETDELILSAVSNWGAYGLIAQASLELGRNLLPDWEEAFVVRILVENGLIDGVSKRGEISVDGIPIEVHRAFIDAIFKLVEMSL